One region of Mycolicibacterium rhodesiae NBB3 genomic DNA includes:
- a CDS encoding GNAT family N-acetyltransferase, translating to MFCSTALAARIEHAEAGLIAAGTEAARQRGGAAFAIPIGGGAACFAGENSPFNKVVGLGFGGAPDGAGLDAIETAFSAEGVATQVELSHLADPDIGAMLTGRGYVLVGFENVLGRPLDGTEHRVAPRGVEIRPSGDDEFETWLDVVVDGFAAPDTQGVAPHEEFPREMIAAATRDMATAGATRYVAVHDGVIAGAGSVRMADGVAQLTGAATLPAHRRHGIQTALLAARLVDAAAAACDIAVVTTAPGSKSQENVQRRGFHLLYTRAILVKPAPEPTA from the coding sequence ATGTTCTGCAGCACCGCGCTGGCCGCGCGCATCGAGCACGCGGAGGCCGGGCTCATCGCGGCGGGCACCGAGGCGGCGCGGCAACGCGGCGGCGCAGCTTTCGCGATCCCGATCGGTGGCGGCGCGGCGTGCTTCGCCGGGGAGAACTCACCGTTCAACAAGGTCGTCGGCCTCGGCTTCGGCGGTGCGCCCGACGGCGCCGGACTGGACGCGATCGAGACGGCGTTCTCGGCCGAGGGAGTCGCCACCCAGGTCGAACTTTCGCACCTCGCGGACCCCGACATCGGCGCGATGCTGACCGGCCGTGGGTATGTGCTCGTCGGTTTCGAGAACGTGCTCGGCCGCCCCCTGGACGGCACCGAGCACCGGGTCGCGCCGCGGGGCGTCGAGATAAGGCCAAGCGGCGACGACGAATTCGAGACGTGGCTCGATGTGGTCGTCGACGGATTCGCCGCGCCCGACACTCAGGGCGTCGCGCCGCACGAGGAGTTTCCCCGCGAGATGATCGCCGCCGCAACCCGCGATATGGCCACCGCGGGTGCGACCCGGTACGTCGCGGTGCACGACGGAGTCATCGCCGGCGCAGGCAGCGTCCGAATGGCCGATGGCGTCGCTCAACTGACAGGCGCCGCGACCTTACCTGCCCACCGCAGGCACGGGATTCAGACGGCGTTGCTGGCGGCACGTCTCGTCGATGCGGCAGCAGCGGCCTGCGACATCGCGGTCGTCACCACAGCACCGGGATCGAAGTCGCAGGAGAACGTGCAGCGGCGTGGATTCCACCTGCTCTACACCCGCGCGATCCTGGTCAAGCCCGCGCCGGAGCCAACCGCTTGA
- a CDS encoding amidohydrolase family protein, which yields MAATWDKIDRYVVISTDTHAGADLYDYKEYLPARLHDDFDAWAKTYVSPFDDLIIATAKRNWDHELRMSEMDADGVAAEVLLPNTVPPFFPTSPNITISLPRTREEFEHRWAGVQAHNRWQVDFCALSPDRRRGLIQIFPNDVELALEEIRWGVQQKCFGGVLLPAVSPGDPSVAPLFHTRYEPIWELCADLDLTVVQHAGAGSPLMPMDQPASNAVLVTEMALWAQRTVSHLILAGVFERHPTLRFVPTEQGTMWLQSQMTMLDVMVPSMKTEAGNRTYGMFGGSSIDELTMAPSDYAKRNCYLASELTPYEESMIDYMGADHMMWGSDYPHEEGFAPHSKLAIRWALHNQSEENCRKILGGNAGHLYRFDLDALAPVAAKIGPTVAEVATPLEDTGYVAPPAFGYRPFEGGLALKRLAPARA from the coding sequence ATGGCAGCCACCTGGGACAAGATCGACCGCTATGTCGTCATCTCGACGGACACGCACGCCGGCGCGGATCTCTACGACTACAAGGAGTATCTGCCCGCGCGACTGCACGACGACTTCGACGCGTGGGCGAAGACCTACGTCAGCCCGTTCGACGACTTGATCATCGCGACCGCCAAACGCAACTGGGACCACGAGCTGCGGATGTCGGAGATGGACGCCGATGGGGTGGCCGCCGAGGTACTGCTGCCCAACACCGTGCCGCCGTTCTTTCCGACGTCGCCGAACATCACGATCAGCCTGCCGCGCACCCGTGAAGAGTTCGAACATCGATGGGCGGGCGTGCAGGCCCACAACCGGTGGCAGGTCGACTTCTGCGCACTGTCGCCGGATCGCCGTCGTGGGCTGATCCAGATCTTTCCCAACGACGTCGAACTGGCGCTGGAGGAGATCCGCTGGGGTGTGCAGCAGAAGTGTTTCGGCGGCGTCCTGCTGCCCGCGGTCTCGCCAGGGGATCCGAGCGTCGCACCGCTCTTTCACACACGCTACGAGCCGATCTGGGAGCTGTGCGCCGACCTGGACCTGACCGTGGTTCAACACGCGGGGGCGGGCAGCCCGCTGATGCCGATGGATCAGCCGGCCTCCAACGCCGTGCTGGTGACCGAGATGGCGCTGTGGGCGCAACGCACGGTCAGCCACTTGATCCTGGCCGGGGTGTTCGAGCGTCACCCGACGCTGCGCTTCGTACCGACCGAGCAGGGCACCATGTGGCTGCAAAGCCAGATGACGATGCTCGACGTCATGGTGCCGAGCATGAAAACCGAAGCGGGCAACCGGACTTACGGGATGTTCGGCGGTTCGTCGATCGACGAGCTCACGATGGCGCCGAGCGACTATGCCAAGCGCAACTGCTATCTGGCGTCCGAACTCACGCCGTACGAAGAATCGATGATCGACTACATGGGCGCCGATCACATGATGTGGGGCAGCGACTATCCGCACGAGGAAGGCTTCGCGCCGCATTCCAAGCTGGCGATCCGGTGGGCGCTGCACAACCAGTCGGAGGAGAATTGCCGAAAGATCCTGGGCGGCAACGCCGGTCACCTGTACCGATTCGATCTCGACGCACTTGCTCCCGTCGCCGCCAAGATCGGGCCGACAGTCGCTGAGGTGGCAACACCGTTGGAGGACACCGGTTACGTCGCTCCGCCCGCGTTCGGTTACCGGCCGTTCGAGGGCGGGCTGGCACTCAAGCGGTTGGCTCCGGCGCGGGCTTGA
- a CDS encoding pyridoxamine 5'-phosphate oxidase family protein: MTAQTGFHEGELAVQDRAGVRAQAARLGGAMLATPDLNGGMSTFLAHREFAVLTARDADGRLWTSPLFSSPGFLEARDRELRVHAVPTAGDPLHSLAPGQPVGMLAIEFATRRRVRVNGTLADVGDAGLLISVDQAYGNCPKYIHPRHLEHTDIPAPPIERSATLSAEHKELVRHADTFFLGTIHPTRGADASHRGGPPGFVQIEGETLWWPDYPGNNMFNSFGNLDVDPSAALLFIDFDTGTTLHISGQATLDWVTPSDADGGTGRRVRLDVESVVWGARW, encoded by the coding sequence ATGACCGCACAGACAGGGTTTCACGAGGGCGAGCTCGCGGTCCAGGACCGCGCAGGTGTCCGTGCACAGGCGGCCCGACTCGGAGGCGCGATGCTGGCCACGCCCGACCTGAACGGCGGTATGAGCACCTTCCTGGCTCACCGTGAGTTCGCGGTGCTCACGGCCCGCGACGCAGACGGTCGGTTGTGGACGTCGCCGTTGTTCTCCTCACCCGGATTTCTCGAGGCGCGCGATCGCGAACTCCGGGTCCACGCCGTGCCGACTGCCGGTGACCCGCTGCACAGCCTTGCCCCCGGACAGCCGGTCGGCATGCTCGCGATCGAATTCGCCACCCGCCGCAGGGTGCGAGTCAACGGCACCCTCGCCGACGTCGGTGATGCCGGCCTACTCATCTCGGTCGATCAGGCATACGGCAACTGCCCCAAGTACATTCATCCGCGCCATCTCGAGCACACCGACATCCCCGCGCCGCCCATCGAACGTTCGGCGACGCTGAGCGCCGAGCACAAAGAGCTCGTCAGGCATGCCGACACCTTCTTCCTCGGCACCATCCACCCGACGCGCGGCGCGGATGCATCACATCGCGGCGGACCGCCGGGATTCGTTCAGATCGAGGGCGAGACCCTGTGGTGGCCGGATTACCCGGGCAACAACATGTTCAACAGCTTCGGCAATCTCGACGTGGACCCGAGCGCCGCGCTGCTGTTCATCGACTTCGACACGGGAACAACGCTGCACATCTCGGGCCAGGCCACGCTCGATTGGGTGACACCCAGCGATGCCGATGGTGGCACCGGACGGCGGGTGCGTCTTGACGTCGAGTCGGTGGTGTGGGGCGCCCGCTGGTAG
- a CDS encoding pentapeptide repeat-containing protein, translated as MRNDDEVWVEREFAAHDFRDDDLSRLRTERVIFDECDFRGVDLTESEHVGSAFRNCRFERATLHHSMFAQCSMLGSVFSECRMRPLKLVEVDLTLAVLGGCDLRSVDLSGCRLREASLVETDLRKAVLRGADLRGARLQKTRLDEADLRGARTDATFWTTATLRAAKIDVDQALAYAAAHGLNIGGE; from the coding sequence GTGCGCAATGACGATGAGGTCTGGGTGGAGCGGGAATTCGCCGCTCATGATTTCCGCGACGATGATCTGAGCCGGCTGCGCACCGAACGCGTCATTTTCGACGAGTGTGACTTCCGCGGCGTCGATCTGACCGAGTCCGAACACGTCGGGTCGGCGTTCCGGAACTGCCGATTCGAACGGGCGACCTTGCATCACAGCATGTTTGCGCAATGCAGCATGCTCGGATCGGTGTTCAGTGAGTGCCGGATGCGCCCGCTCAAGCTGGTGGAGGTCGACCTGACGCTCGCCGTCCTCGGCGGCTGCGATCTGAGAAGTGTCGACCTGTCCGGCTGCCGGTTACGCGAAGCCAGCCTCGTCGAGACCGATCTGCGAAAAGCGGTGCTGCGCGGCGCCGACTTGCGCGGTGCGCGATTGCAGAAGACCCGACTCGACGAAGCCGATCTGCGCGGTGCGCGCACCGACGCGACATTCTGGACCACCGCGACGCTGCGGGCTGCGAAGATCGATGTCGACCAGGCGCTGGCCTACGCGGCAGCGCACGGCCTGAACATCGGCGGGGAATAA
- a CDS encoding GTP-binding protein, giving the protein MASGHSERRATASTKIVISGGFGAGKTTFVGAVSEIMPLRTEALVTNASAGVDGLDATPSKTTTTVAMDFGRITLDRDLVLYLFGTPGQRRFWFMWDDLIRGAIGAIILVDVRRLQDSFAAVDFFEARGLPFLIAINEFDDAPRHSTHAVRKALALSDRIPVVSVDARDRNSARAALIEVTEYALNVLSSLPN; this is encoded by the coding sequence GTGGCCTCAGGGCACTCTGAGAGGCGGGCGACCGCCTCGACGAAGATCGTCATCTCCGGCGGGTTCGGGGCCGGCAAGACGACGTTTGTCGGCGCAGTCTCCGAGATCATGCCGCTGCGGACCGAGGCGTTGGTGACCAACGCGTCCGCAGGCGTCGACGGCCTCGATGCGACGCCGTCGAAGACCACGACCACGGTGGCGATGGACTTCGGCCGGATCACGCTCGATCGGGATTTGGTGCTGTACCTGTTCGGCACACCCGGCCAGCGCAGGTTCTGGTTCATGTGGGACGACCTGATCCGCGGCGCCATCGGCGCGATCATCCTCGTCGACGTCCGACGGTTGCAGGACAGCTTCGCCGCCGTCGACTTCTTCGAGGCACGTGGTCTGCCGTTCCTGATCGCCATCAACGAGTTCGACGACGCTCCAAGACATTCCACCCACGCAGTGCGCAAGGCGCTGGCGCTTTCGGATCGGATACCCGTGGTCTCGGTCGACGCGCGTGACCGCAACTCGGCGCGTGCAGCGCTGATCGAGGTCACCGAGTATGCGCTCAACGTCCTCAGCTCGTTGCCCAACTGA
- a CDS encoding DUF742 domain-containing protein: MDDWESEVADQPSLVRPYTLTAGRTEPRVRLPLEAPIGKPATEKPPRWPGNDVRGQILTMSVDLPSVAEVAAGLALPLGVARVLIGDLVTQGYLQVHTTLGDSVTDDERRDLIGRTLRGLRAL, encoded by the coding sequence ATGGACGATTGGGAATCCGAAGTCGCAGACCAGCCGAGCCTGGTCCGGCCGTACACGCTGACGGCCGGTCGCACGGAGCCCCGCGTCCGACTTCCGTTGGAGGCGCCCATCGGCAAGCCCGCGACGGAGAAGCCACCGCGCTGGCCGGGAAACGACGTACGGGGCCAGATCCTGACGATGAGTGTCGACCTACCCTCGGTCGCCGAGGTCGCCGCCGGACTGGCGTTGCCGCTCGGCGTGGCCAGGGTTCTGATCGGCGATCTGGTGACACAGGGATACCTGCAGGTGCACACGACGCTCGGTGATTCGGTGACCGACGACGAACGACGAGACCTCATAGGAAGGACGCTTCGTGGCCTCAGGGCACTCTGA
- a CDS encoding roadblock/LC7 domain-containing protein, with protein MTYPPRSTQRDSLDWLVSKFAAEVSGVTHAVLVSADGLLMASSEHIPVERADQLAAVASGLASLSTGAAQLFEGGYVMQSVVEMENGYLLLMRVGDGSNLATLASRNCDIGQIGYEMAILVERVGAVVQSARRRAPQHS; from the coding sequence ATGACCTACCCGCCACGATCGACGCAGCGTGATTCGCTCGACTGGCTGGTCTCCAAGTTCGCTGCCGAAGTCTCCGGAGTGACCCACGCCGTTCTGGTGTCTGCGGACGGGCTCCTGATGGCATCCAGCGAGCACATCCCGGTCGAGCGTGCCGACCAGCTGGCGGCAGTCGCCTCCGGGCTGGCCAGTCTGTCGACGGGTGCCGCGCAACTGTTCGAGGGCGGCTATGTCATGCAGTCGGTCGTCGAGATGGAGAACGGCTACCTGTTGTTGATGCGGGTCGGCGACGGCTCGAACCTGGCGACGCTCGCGTCGCGGAACTGCGACATCGGCCAAATCGGTTACGAGATGGCGATTCTGGTGGAACGGGTGGGCGCCGTGGTCCAGTCGGCGCGGCGGCGCGCACCGCAGCACTCGTGA
- a CDS encoding HAMP domain-containing sensor histidine kinase: MNQAPHLKRPRRWSVANWPVRWKVFAIVLVPLVLAGAFGGLRIYSSFTEAADLRRAADRTEMAPAIVNYMAALDRAMLASSSGGDPQAALSEFDSSKRELQRRLSDTDNAVDVSKGVASMIADGQALIDKVTSNSIALFDRITTYAPILLTAEDAINGSVRVADERITAQTLGLSRAVGARGQMMMQQLLVNLGAELPEPELRTRMIALAGTEPSTLFGMSQALGVGSAEAQQLQGEMVKRLAIMSDPAAVLVNNPDLRASEAVTDQIAEQIITDTTKSVTTAVKRQADAQRTAAIRDAAIVGGAMLLALIVVIIVARLLVRPLRQLRDSALRVAHDDLAREIEIVRAGGDPGPIQPIAVHTSEEVGQVAHAVDELHEQAVLLAGEQSQLQFQIGDMFETLSRRSRSLVDQQLSLIDRLERNEEDPERLESLFRLDHLAARMRRNGANLLVLAGARVPREQAEPVPVSALINAAASEVEDYTRVVTATVPDSEVAGSVAGDLVHLLAELLDNALRYSPPISQVRVSAVHTSKGGLVIEVSDIGLGMTDADLRVANSRLQSGGEVNPYTARHMGLFVVGRLASQHGLVVRLRSTIAGEPNSGTTAGVYVPAELLGGADAPHQFGEPDYAHPADAHAGITTALALDDDHSDGWADHDEYPEEQYRNGHSDVPVALLPQRNPGASGISDLPSSFGPPAAAPHEQLEDEWPQDSMPAQTHADRPIDTSGFFAARQQAASTHVPEPVPEQQAEPEPQPSATAGAEDAIYQSMLSEWLVDPNELANSADLNWESVWDSGWSAAEAADETPVQQHTEEGLPMREPGVRLVPGSAEDEVASAAEPDPRGDFPQRDPDAVRASMSSHFGGVHAGRSHARETRGTDHQ; encoded by the coding sequence ATGAACCAAGCTCCACACTTGAAGAGGCCGCGCCGGTGGTCGGTGGCCAATTGGCCGGTCCGCTGGAAAGTGTTCGCGATCGTATTGGTGCCGCTTGTTCTCGCCGGCGCGTTCGGCGGGTTGCGCATCTACAGCAGCTTCACCGAAGCCGCGGATTTGCGTCGCGCCGCCGACCGCACCGAAATGGCGCCGGCGATCGTGAACTATATGGCCGCTCTCGACCGCGCAATGCTCGCGAGTTCCTCCGGAGGCGATCCGCAGGCCGCGCTCTCCGAGTTCGACTCCAGCAAGCGGGAGTTGCAGCGCAGGCTGTCCGACACCGACAACGCAGTCGACGTGTCCAAGGGCGTAGCGAGCATGATCGCCGACGGCCAGGCCCTGATCGACAAGGTCACGTCCAACAGCATCGCGCTGTTCGACCGCATCACCACCTACGCGCCGATCCTGCTGACCGCCGAGGACGCCATCAACGGGTCCGTGCGGGTCGCCGATGAACGCATCACCGCCCAGACACTCGGGCTGTCCCGCGCGGTCGGCGCCCGCGGCCAGATGATGATGCAGCAGCTGCTGGTGAATCTCGGCGCGGAACTGCCCGAACCCGAGCTGCGGACCAGGATGATCGCGCTGGCAGGCACTGAGCCCTCGACGCTGTTCGGCATGAGCCAGGCGCTGGGCGTCGGGTCGGCCGAGGCTCAACAGCTGCAGGGCGAAATGGTCAAGCGGCTGGCGATCATGTCGGATCCAGCAGCCGTCCTCGTCAACAACCCGGATCTGCGCGCGTCCGAGGCGGTCACCGACCAGATCGCCGAACAGATCATCACCGACACCACGAAATCTGTGACGACGGCGGTAAAGCGGCAGGCCGACGCCCAGCGCACCGCCGCCATCCGCGACGCGGCGATCGTCGGCGGAGCGATGCTGCTCGCACTGATCGTGGTCATCATCGTCGCGCGACTGCTGGTGCGGCCCCTTCGCCAGCTACGTGACAGCGCGCTGCGAGTCGCCCATGACGACCTCGCCCGCGAGATCGAAATTGTGCGTGCGGGCGGTGACCCCGGACCGATTCAGCCGATTGCCGTGCACACCTCCGAAGAGGTGGGTCAGGTGGCACACGCCGTCGACGAGCTGCACGAGCAGGCCGTGCTGCTGGCCGGCGAACAGTCGCAACTCCAGTTCCAGATCGGCGACATGTTCGAGACCCTGTCGCGGCGCAGTCGCTCACTGGTCGACCAGCAGCTGTCGCTGATCGACCGGCTCGAACGCAACGAGGAGGACCCCGAGCGCCTGGAGAGCTTGTTCCGCCTCGACCACCTAGCGGCCAGGATGCGCCGCAACGGGGCCAACCTGCTGGTGCTCGCCGGCGCGAGGGTTCCCCGCGAACAGGCGGAACCGGTGCCCGTCTCCGCTCTCATCAACGCCGCGGCGTCGGAGGTCGAGGACTACACCCGGGTGGTCACCGCGACCGTGCCGGACAGCGAGGTCGCCGGCTCCGTCGCGGGCGATCTGGTGCACCTGCTGGCCGAGCTGCTCGACAACGCACTGCGCTACTCGCCGCCCATCTCACAGGTGCGGGTGTCGGCGGTGCACACCAGCAAGGGCGGGCTGGTCATCGAGGTCAGCGACATCGGACTCGGGATGACCGATGCGGACCTGCGGGTGGCCAACTCGCGTCTGCAATCGGGCGGTGAGGTCAACCCTTACACCGCTCGGCACATGGGTCTGTTCGTCGTCGGGCGGCTCGCATCGCAGCATGGCCTCGTCGTCAGGTTGCGCAGCACGATCGCCGGCGAGCCGAACTCGGGCACCACCGCCGGCGTCTATGTGCCCGCCGAGCTCCTCGGCGGGGCCGACGCACCCCACCAATTCGGGGAGCCCGACTACGCCCATCCCGCCGACGCCCATGCGGGTATCACGACCGCGCTGGCGCTCGACGACGACCACTCCGACGGCTGGGCCGACCACGACGAGTACCCCGAGGAGCAGTACCGCAACGGTCATTCCGATGTGCCGGTCGCGTTGTTGCCCCAGCGCAATCCCGGCGCCAGCGGGATATCCGACCTGCCCTCGTCGTTCGGTCCGCCCGCGGCCGCGCCGCACGAACAGCTCGAGGACGAGTGGCCGCAGGACTCGATGCCGGCGCAGACGCACGCGGACCGGCCCATCGATACGTCGGGCTTCTTCGCGGCGCGGCAACAGGCGGCGTCGACCCATGTGCCCGAGCCTGTGCCTGAACAGCAGGCCGAACCCGAACCGCAACCGTCTGCCACGGCAGGCGCCGAGGACGCCATCTACCAGTCGATGCTCTCCGAATGGCTGGTCGACCCGAACGAACTCGCCAACAGTGCCGACCTGAACTGGGAATCGGTCTGGGACAGCGGCTGGTCGGCAGCAGAGGCCGCCGACGAAACTCCCGTCCAGCAGCACACTGAAGAGGGCCTGCCGATGCGCGAGCCCGGCGTTCGGCTGGTGCCGGGTTCTGCCGAAGACGAGGTAGCATCGGCGGCTGAGCCCGACCCCCGCGGGGACTTCCCGCAGCGCGACCCCGATGCCGTCCGCGCGAGTATGAGCAGCCATTTCGGCGGTGTTCACGCGGGACGTTCGCACGCGCGAGAGACAAGAGGAACCGATCACCAATGA
- a CDS encoding tRNA (cytidine(34)-2'-O)-methyltransferase: MFRVLFYSPRIAPNTGNAIRMVAATGCELHLVEPLGFDLSEPKLRRAGLDYHDLASVTVHPDLTAAWDALAPQRVYAFTAHASTRFDDVAYQPDDVVMFGPEPTGLDAVTLSDPHITAQLRIPMLAGRRSLNLSNAAAIVVYEMWRQHGFSGAV; the protein is encoded by the coding sequence ATGTTTCGCGTGCTGTTCTACTCGCCGCGCATCGCACCCAACACCGGAAATGCGATCCGAATGGTCGCCGCGACCGGTTGCGAATTGCATCTCGTCGAGCCACTCGGATTCGATTTATCCGAGCCCAAACTGCGTCGCGCCGGACTGGACTATCACGACCTTGCCTCGGTCACCGTCCACCCCGACCTGACCGCGGCGTGGGACGCCCTGGCCCCACAGCGCGTATACGCGTTCACCGCTCACGCCAGCACGCGGTTCGACGACGTGGCCTATCAACCCGACGACGTCGTGATGTTCGGCCCGGAACCGACCGGCCTGGACGCCGTCACGCTGTCCGACCCCCATATCACCGCGCAGTTGCGCATCCCGATGCTCGCAGGCAGGCGGTCACTGAACCTGTCGAACGCGGCCGCGATCGTGGTGTACGAGATGTGGCGCCAGCACGGATTCAGCGGCGCGGTCTGA
- a CDS encoding nitroreductase family protein, whose amino-acid sequence MTLNLSVDEVLTTTRSVRKRLDLEKPVPREVLLECLDLALQAPTGSNSQGWQFVFVTDAEKKKALADIYKFNATRYLDRERPTHGDIRDDQVGAVMNSAKYLAEHFHEVPVMMIPCLAGSPEDAVAGSAGFWGSLLPAVWSYMLALRSRGLGSAWTTLHLVGKGEQLAAEVLGIPFNEYRQGGLFPIAYTKGTDFRRAKRLPAEQFAHWDSW is encoded by the coding sequence ATGACCCTGAACCTGTCCGTCGACGAAGTCCTGACCACCACGCGCTCGGTGCGCAAGCGACTGGATCTGGAGAAGCCGGTCCCGCGCGAGGTGCTGCTGGAATGTCTGGACCTGGCGTTGCAGGCGCCGACCGGGTCCAACTCCCAGGGTTGGCAGTTCGTCTTCGTCACCGACGCCGAGAAGAAGAAGGCGCTCGCCGACATCTACAAGTTCAACGCGACGCGGTACCTCGACCGGGAGCGGCCGACGCACGGCGACATCCGCGACGACCAGGTCGGTGCCGTCATGAACTCCGCCAAGTACCTTGCCGAGCACTTCCACGAGGTTCCGGTCATGATGATCCCGTGCCTGGCGGGCAGCCCGGAGGACGCAGTGGCGGGCAGCGCCGGGTTTTGGGGCTCGCTACTGCCCGCGGTGTGGAGTTACATGCTGGCGCTGCGTTCGCGCGGGCTCGGATCGGCGTGGACGACGCTGCATCTAGTCGGCAAAGGGGAGCAGCTGGCGGCCGAGGTGCTCGGTATCCCGTTCAACGAATACCGTCAAGGCGGCCTCTTCCCGATTGCCTATACGAAGGGCACCGACTTCCGTCGCGCCAAACGGCTGCCCGCCGAACAGTTCGCGCACTGGGATTCGTGGTGA
- a CDS encoding TIGR03667 family PPOX class F420-dependent oxidoreductase, producing the protein MAVEFTQEVSTRLSADHSGWLTTVAKSGQPVPRLVWFYFDGADVIVYSEPNAAKVRHIRNHPRVSLNLDSDGNGSGVIVVGGEATVDAENADPLQDEQYRAKYGELAASLGFTDEFLSAYNLRLKINVDKVWTTPTEG; encoded by the coding sequence ATGGCAGTCGAATTCACGCAAGAGGTATCCACCAGGCTCTCGGCCGACCATTCGGGGTGGCTGACCACCGTGGCCAAGTCCGGCCAGCCCGTGCCCCGGCTGGTGTGGTTCTACTTCGACGGCGCAGACGTGATCGTCTACTCCGAACCAAACGCCGCGAAGGTGCGCCACATCAGGAACCATCCCCGCGTCAGCCTGAATCTGGATTCCGACGGCAACGGGTCGGGCGTCATCGTCGTCGGCGGGGAGGCCACCGTGGACGCCGAAAACGCTGATCCGTTGCAGGACGAGCAATATCGCGCGAAGTACGGTGAGCTCGCTGCGAGCCTGGGTTTCACCGACGAGTTCCTGTCCGCCTACAACCTCCGCCTGAAGATCAACGTCGACAAGGTGTGGACAACCCCGACCGAGGGCTGA
- a CDS encoding MFS transporter translates to MKSVHLLVVAGTALIACCYGFARFAYGLFAPVFTETFGLNRTLTGVIGAGSYLGYCAAIVASLILTDRIGARKVAVAAGVVATVGISTVAAAPSAWWLAVGVLVAGCSTGIASPPLAAAVAQYVPAPKVDRAQTVVNGGTGIGVLVSAPIALLLFDQWRAAWISYALICVAVTTLVLLAVPASTHHYTPAAVEQRWRPGTFGLVCASLLMGLGSAAVWTFGRDLITSVGGADATQSTLMWVVLGASGIAGALAGDVVQRIGLAKAWVAASVTMASATVLLAAAPADVWATIASATLFGAAYIASTGLVLLWSARLYPDSTSFGVGLAFFTIAAGQAMGAPLVGALIDNFGTLRAFVAMAVTGLLAITVSPRSGLSTPCRR, encoded by the coding sequence GTGAAATCCGTGCACCTCCTCGTCGTGGCGGGGACGGCGTTGATCGCGTGCTGCTATGGGTTCGCGCGTTTCGCCTACGGATTGTTCGCGCCCGTGTTCACCGAGACCTTCGGGCTCAACCGCACCCTCACCGGAGTGATCGGCGCCGGAAGTTACCTCGGATACTGCGCCGCCATTGTCGCAAGTCTGATACTGACCGACAGGATCGGAGCGCGGAAGGTGGCGGTAGCCGCTGGAGTGGTTGCGACAGTGGGAATTTCGACTGTTGCAGCGGCGCCGTCGGCGTGGTGGTTGGCGGTGGGGGTGTTGGTGGCCGGTTGCAGCACCGGCATCGCTTCGCCACCTCTCGCTGCGGCCGTCGCCCAGTACGTTCCTGCGCCGAAGGTAGATCGCGCTCAGACCGTCGTCAACGGCGGTACGGGCATCGGAGTGCTTGTGTCCGCACCCATCGCGTTGCTGTTGTTCGACCAGTGGCGCGCGGCCTGGATCTCATACGCCCTCATATGCGTTGCCGTGACGACCCTGGTGCTGCTGGCCGTGCCGGCTTCAACGCACCACTACACGCCCGCAGCAGTTGAACAGCGTTGGCGTCCAGGCACCTTCGGGCTCGTCTGCGCGTCGCTGTTGATGGGACTCGGCAGTGCCGCTGTGTGGACATTCGGCCGCGATCTGATCACCTCAGTGGGCGGCGCGGACGCGACGCAGTCGACGCTCATGTGGGTTGTTCTCGGTGCGTCCGGTATTGCCGGTGCGCTGGCGGGCGATGTCGTGCAGCGAATCGGGTTGGCCAAGGCCTGGGTGGCGGCCTCGGTGACCATGGCGTCGGCGACCGTGTTGCTGGCAGCTGCGCCCGCCGACGTCTGGGCCACGATCGCTTCGGCGACACTGTTCGGCGCGGCGTACATCGCCTCGACGGGGCTGGTCCTGTTGTGGAGTGCCCGGCTGTATCCGGACAGCACGTCATTCGGGGTGGGCCTTGCGTTTTTCACGATTGCCGCGGGTCAGGCCATGGGGGCGCCACTCGTCGGTGCGCTGATCGACAACTTCGGGACACTGCGGGCATTCGTGGCAATGGCTGTTACCGGTCTGTTGGCCATCACTGTCAGCCCTCGGTCGGGGTTGTCCACACCTTGTCGACGTTGA